The following are encoded in a window of Brettanomyces bruxellensis chromosome 9, complete sequence genomic DNA:
- a CDS encoding uncharacterized protein (BUSCO:EOG092642I5), translated as MICSLSGEPTIQPALSLKSKKVFDKKLIREYVQQNGKDPMTGESMTLSDIIPIEISASDIIKGPRKSNQDSIPSMLAMFQNEWDALTLELFDLRKQVTELKKELSLALYRQDAAVNVATAAIKEKNEARKALQQLAMNIGSGNDTIIQNSVKEKSEISSELNEEHISSIKREQNNLFVLHKSHKLKPPFTLNISAELSFLARSSFPVSSSTHLFSYNENDNSLLLLSNKDKSGIILSLNEEKSGLKSTVHFVSPDATNIVGVAYLSNKSSGTSESAILVYDNTIAKISKSDGSIHKFLSLSENIIAIAVHPSLPVLISIAQKCFYIYYEKELIYRSSNLSNSAYKCVALHNDGVLAAFGKADASVEIFDICEHRSLLTIMPPVPSEKVSQLYFALNGYWLLIKYGNSLVGIYDLRKGKFEFLLHFPANSPSTPVAMDPSSRILILGPCYAIYEKKTKQWSLPKSLSNLDETNGQDSSLIFTGISGGCYSVIIISGKKLIPGQLSLDK; from the coding sequence ATGATTTGTTCACTTTCGGGAGAACCAACAATTCAACCTGCTCTTTCACTTAAGTCTAAGAAGGTATTCGATAAGAAGCTTATACGGGAATATGTCCAGCAAAATGGTAAGGATCCTATGACAGGAGAATCGATGACTTTATCGGACATTATTCCTATCGAAATATCTGCTTCCGATATTATTAAAGGCCCTAGAAAATCAAATCAGGATTCAATACCTTCAATGCTTGCAATGTTTCAAAATGAATGGGACGCTTTAACTTTGGAATTATTTGACCTTCGCAAGCAGGTTACAGAGCTAAAAAAAGAGCTAAGCTTAGCATTATATCGTCAAGATGCAGCTGTTAATGTTGCAACTGCGGctattaaagaaaagaatgagGCTCGGAAGGCTTTACAGCAACTAGCAATGAATATTGGCTCCGGTAATGATACCATAATACAGAACTCCGTAAAGGAAAAGAGCGAAATTTCCTCAGAACTTAACGAGGaacatatttcatcaataaaaaGGGAACAAAACAATCTATTTGTGCTACACAAATCGCATAAGTTAAAGCCCCCTTTTACATTAAATATATCCGCcgaactttcttttctcgCGAGATCGAGttttcctgtttcttcttcaactcatcttttttcttacaACGAGAACGATAACTCTCTGTTACTATTATCTAATAAGGATAAGAGTGGTATTATTCTATCtttaaatgaagaaaagtcTGGCCTCAAAAGTACGGTGCATTTCGTTTCACCAGATGCAACTAACATAGTTGGTGTTGCTTATTTAAGTAACAAATCATCAGGTACATCTGAATCCGCTATTTTAGTGTATGATAATACCATCGCTAAAATTTCTAAGAGTGACGGCAGTATACACAAatttttatctctttcGGAAAATATCATAGCTATTGCTGTCCACCCAAGTCTACCGGTTTTGATTTCTATCGCACAGAAGTGTTTCTACATTTActatgaaaaagaattgaTCTATCGATCATCGAATCTTTCAAACTCTGCCTACAAATGTGTCGCCTTACATAATGACGGAGTATTAGCTGCTTTTGGTAAGGCAGATGCTTCTGTGgaaatatttgatatttgcGAACATAGATCTCTGTTGACAATTATGCCTCCAGTTCCTTCTGAGAAGGTTAGCCAACTTTATTTTGCATTAAATGGCTACTGGCTTTTGATTAAATATGGAAACTCTCTTGTTGGTATTTATGATCTGAGAAAAGGCAAGTTTGAATTTTTGCTTCATTTTCCGGCAAATTCCCCGTCCACTCCCGTTGCGATGGATCCCTCATCCCGAATACTAATATTAGGTCCTTGTTACGCTatatatgaaaagaagacaaaGCAGTGGTCTCTTCCAAAAAGTTTGTCCAACCTCGATGAAACGAATGGTCAGGATTCCTCGTTGATTTTCACCGGGATATCTGGAGGCTGTTATTCGgttattattatttccgggaaaaaattgataccGGGACAATTATCCTTggataaatga
- a CDS encoding uncharacterized protein (BUSCO:EOG09264VC6) yields MFSLSQRFQDITGLLSSTIMFMSVVISILSAFQLNASGYQRLPGQIVVKETFNKIRYSRDFGGKYSSGKENVKLRFDLEADLTSLFNWNTKQVIIYLVGNYNNSQMNGINHLESKVVFWDRIIKDRDHAKIHLKNKKSKYSVYDYYPILSNKTATMKLEFNVQPWVGPLLWGTIDSNDTIIFADSDIHK; encoded by the coding sequence ATGTTTTCTCTATCTCAAAGGTTTCAGGACATCACTGGGCTTTTGAGTTCAACGATCATGTTCATGTCTGTTGTCATTTCAATTTTGTCTGCCTTTCAATTGAATGCTAGTGGTTATCAACGCTTACCGGGTCAGATTGTTGTGAAAGAAACATTCAATAAAATTCGTTACTCTAGGGATTTTGGTGGGAAATATAGTTCtggaaaggaaaatgtgAAACTCCGGTTTGATCTCGAAGCGGATCTCACTTCCCTTTTCAATTGGAATACAAAACAAGTTATCATTTATCTTGTCGGAAACTATAACAATTCGCAAATGAATGGTATAAACCATTTGGAATCAAAAGTTGTTTTTTGGGATAGAATCATCAAGGATCGTGATCATGCCAAAATTCACTtgaagaacaagaagagTAAATATTCAGTTTATGATTATTATCCTATACTATCAAATAAAACGGCTACAATGAAATTAGAATTTAACGTACAGCCGTGGGTGGGCCCATTATTATGGGGAACGATAGATTCAAATGATACGATCATTTTTGCAGATAGTGACATTCACAAATGA
- a CDS encoding uncharacterized protein (BUSCO:EOG09264F60) encodes MSKNEPIPFPGPSSPERLNLSPTTSHTKEHRRRRSSSLISKVEPETFETKQDQDIQDNMNANWVHFKGAWIIHIVIIMLLKVFYDLVPIFSNETSWTLTNVTYAIGSYIMFHQIKGTPFDYNNGAFDNLNMWEQIDNGAQFTPVKKFLLGVPIFLFLISTHYSNYDLTLFVINLLACLLVVIPKLPYSHRVRINIPYLTDQQIIN; translated from the coding sequence ATGTCTAAAAACGAACCAATTCCATTCCCTGGTCCTTCTTCACCGGAAAGACTTAATCTCTCTCCAACCACATCCCACACAAAGGAGCACAGACGAAGAAGATCTTCTTCACTAATATCGAAGGTGGAACCAGAAACATTTGAAACGAAGCAGGACCAGGATATTCAAGATAATATGAATGCAAATTGGGTTCATTTTAAAGGAGCATGGATAATTCATATCGTGATTATAATGCTCCTAAAAGTATTCTATGATTTGGTACCAATATTTAGTAACGAGACAAGCTGGACACTTACGAACGTTACTTATGCAATCGGCTCTTATATTATGTTTCATCAGATTAAAGGCACGCCGTTCGACTATAATAACGGTGCCTTCGACAATTTGAATATGTGGGAACAAATAGATAATGGGGCACAGTTTACACCTGTTaagaaatttcttcttgGCGTCcctatttttcttttcttgatttccaCCCATTATTCTAACTATGACTTAACACTATTTGTTATCAATTTACTTGCATGTCTCCTAGTTGTGATTCCAAAGTTACCATATAGTCATCGTGTCAGAATTAATATTCCATATCTAACAGACCAACAGATTATAAATTAA
- the NOG2 gene encoding GTPase required for pre-60S ribosomal subunit nuclear export and maturation, producing the protein MATGKTEKARRDRQGDTRDANIRVKGENFYRDAKKVKKVNMYKGGKAVRNAKGEIVKEAYLQQRTVPTARVESNRRWFGNTRVIAQDALAHFRKAMGEKRHDTYSVLLKQNKLPISLLDDSDSKVSPSAKILDTESYEHTFGPNSRRKKPNVAASSFSELAQLTEKDQQQYEEKQILKPTLGLMGGFDENGYTKEARDRIFSKGQSKRIWNELFKVVDSSDVVIEVLDARDPMGTRCSSVEQYMQKECPHKHLVLVLNKCDLVPTWVAAAWVKHLSKDFPTLAFHASITNSFGKGSLIQLLRQFASLHTDRKQISVGFIGYPNTGKSSIINTLRRKKVCNVAPIPGETKVWQYITLMKRVYLIDSPGIVPPSSKDSESDILFRGVVRVEHVSHPAQYMPELLKRVEKKHLERTYELSGWNTAEEFIEKLARKSGRLLKGAEPDMEGVSRQVIKDFNRGKIPWFVPPPEDKEEYRGVDKKVGYKRKRAEREVRANDGGKSVGVDTKIDKNSEQEDALPDSKKCRTE; encoded by the exons ATGGCCACTgggaaaacagaaaaagccCGTCGGGATAGACAAGGGGATACAAGAGATGCTAATATAAGGGTGaaaggtgaaaatttttatagGGATGcgaagaaggtgaaaaaagttAATATGTACAAGGGTGGCAAGGCCGTCCGAAATGCAAAGGGTGAAATCGTTAAGGAGGCATACCTACAACAGAGAACTGTTCCCACAGCTCGAGTTGAGTCTAATAGACGATGGTTTGGTAATACGAGGGTTATAGCTCAAGATGCGTTAGCTCATTTTAGAAAAGCCATgggtgaaaaaagacaTGATACGTACTCCGTTTTGTTGAAGCAGAATAAGCTTCCAATCTCACTATTAGATGACAGCGACTCTAAAGTGTCACCATCGGCTAAAATCTTGGACACGGAATCTTATGAACACACATTTGGCCCCAACTCACGGAGAAAAAAACCAAATGTTGCtgcttcatcattttctgaACTAGCTCAGCTCACTGAAAAAGATCAACAGCAATACGAGGAGAAGCAGATTTTAAAGCCAACATTAGGGCTTATGGGAggatttgatgaaaatggataTACAAAGGAAGCTCGGGACAgaattttttccaaagGTCAGTCAAAAAGAATTTGGAACGAATTATTTAAAGTGGTTGATTCGTCAGACGTTGTTATTGAAGTTTTGGATGCCAGGGATCCCATGGGAACAAGATGCAGCTCCGTTGAACAATATatgcaaaaagaatgtCCACATAAACATTTAGTGCTTGTTCTTAATAAGTGTGATTTAGTTCCAACATGGGTTGCG GCAGCGTGGGTTAAACACTTATCTAAGGATTTCCCTACATTAGCGTTCCACGCATCTATTACTAATTCATTTGGTAAAGGATCTTTAATTCAGCTTTTGAGACAATTTGCATCTTTACATACCGATCGAAAACAGATATCTGTGGGTTTCATAGGATATCCTAATACAGGAAAGTCTAGCATAATTAATACCCTTCGAAGGAAGAAGGTGTGCAATGTTGCTCCAATTCCAGGAGAAACAAAAGTCTGGCAATATATTACACTCATGAAACGTGTTTATCTTATTGATAGTCCTGGTATTGTTCCTCCTTCATCTAAGGATTCTGAAAGTGATATCCTTTTTCGCGGAGTTGTCAGGGTTGAGCATGTCTCTCATCCTGCACAGTATATGCCTGAACTTCTAAAAAGAGTTGAGAAAAAGCACTTAGAAAGAACATATGAACTGTCTGGATGGAATACAGCAGAAGAATTCATAGAAAAGTTGGCAAGAAAGTCTGGACGGTTACTAAAGGGTGCTGAACCTGATATGGAGGGTGTATCGAGGCAAGTAATCAAAGACTTCAATAGAGGCAAGATTCCATGGTTTGTGCCGCCACCAGAAGACAAAGAAGAGTACAGAGGTGTTGATAAAAAGGTAGGGTATAAAAGGAAACGTGCTGAGAGAGAAGTTAGGGCAAATGATGGAGGAAAATCGGTTGGCGTAGACACAAAAATTGACAAAAACAGCGAACAGGAAGATGCTTTGCCAGATTCTAAAAAGTGCAGGACTGAATAA
- the DUR3 gene encoding urea active transporter → MKAPLPQGAGYAIVVGLGLAFAVGMILTTFILRRYQKEIITSEEFSTAGRSVGTGLIAAAVVSSWTWAATLLTSSTQANEKGVFGAYAYASGACCQIILFAFLAIKAKQLAPECHTYLEIIRARYGGCVHGVFIFFAIATNILVTAMLLTGGSAAISDLTGMNTVACIFLLPIGVMVYTLFGGIKATFLTDYVHTVAIIVIILTFAFEAYATSDKLGSPGKVWELVVEAGKRHPVEGNAEGSYLTMHSRSAGIFFVINIVGNFGTVFLDNGYWNKAIASSPVAALPGYVLGGLSWFAIPWLTATTMGFVCLSLETNPSFPTYPNLLSSEEVSAGLVLPSAAVAMMGKGGAVATLFMVFMAVTSAMSAELIAVSSICSYDIYKGYVNPHAKGKSIIFTSHATVIAFSVIMSGFATGLYYAGISMGYLYELMGIIISAAVVPASLTLLWKQQNGIAAAVSPILGTILSIMSWLVCTHSMYGKITVDNTFEDDPMLVGNVVALLSPAIISPILTYVFKPQNFDWEVLKTIKRVDETEEIEDVVDDSSSDIENQDAGTPQGEEKIVPATSKVQSLIQTMSTSGKELLKAQEEEELLRKASKKAGYLCLFLSIALLVVWPMPMYGSKYVFSKKFFTGWVVVGMIWIFFSAFNVIIFPLIQGRHGIYTSLRGVYWDLTGQTHKLREWQNSNPEELHVVQSQVSAAARRNVAMGGDNLEDLDEILK, encoded by the coding sequence ATGAAAGCACCTTTACCTCAGGGTGCAGGTTATGCCATTGTGGTGGGTCTTGGACTTGCCTTTGCTGTTGGTATGATCCTAACTACCTTTATCCTTAGACGGTACCAAAAGGAAATCATAACATCTGAGGAATTTTCTACCGCTGGTAGATCTGTTGGTACAGGTTTGATTGCGGCGGCTGTCGTGTCTTCTTGGACTTGGGCTGCAACTTTATTAACGTCTTCTACTCAAGCTAATGAGAAAGGAGTCTTTGGCGCTTATGCATATGCTTCTGGTGCATGCTGCCAaatcattttatttgctttcttaGCAATCAAGGCTAAACAGCTCGCCCCAGAGTGTCATACTTACTTGGAGATCATTCGTGCGAGATACGGAGGTTGTGTTCATGGCgtttttatcttttttgccATTGCAACCAATATCTTAGTCACAGCCATGTTGCTCACTGGAGGCTCTGCCGCCATTTCTGATTTAACTGGAATGAATACAGTTGcctgcatttttttgcttcctATTGGTGTGATGGTTTATACCTTATTTGGTGGAATCAAGGCAACATTCTTGACAGATTATGTCCATACTGTTGCAATTATAGTTATCATTTTAACATTTGCTTTCGAGGCCTATGCTACTTCTGATAAATTGGGTTCTCCGGGAAAGGTCTGGGAACTTGTTGTGGAAGCTGGTAAGCGTCATCCAGTTGAAGGTAATGCTGAGGGATCATACCTCACCATGCATTCTCGTTCAGCTGGTATATTCTTTGTCATTAATATTGTGGGAAACTTCGGTACTGTGTTTTTGGATAATGGCTATTGGAATAAGGCAATTGCTTCTTCACCGGTTGCCGCACTTCCAGGATATGTTCTTGGTGGACTTTCCTGGTTTGCAATTCCTTGGCTTACTGCAACTACCATGGGATTTGTTTGCTTATCTTTGGAAACtaatccttcttttccaacatACCCAAACTTACTTTCTTCAGAGGAAGTTTCTGCAGGTTTAGTCTTACCATCTGCAGCTGTTGCAATGATGGGCAAAGGTGGAGCAGTTGCTACTTTGTTCATGGTTTTCATGGCCGTGACATCTGCTATGTCCGCTGAATTAATTGCAGTGTCATCTATTTGCTCCTATGATATTTACAAGGGTTATGTGAATCCTCATGCAAAAGGTAAATCGATTATCTTTACATCCCACGCTACAGTCATTGCCTTTTCTGTCATTATGTCCGGATTTGCAACTGGATTGTACTACGCAGGAATTTCTATGGGCTACTTGTACGAGCTTATGGGAATTATAATATCAGCTGCTGTTGTTCCAGCATCACTGACTTTGTTGTGGAAGCAGCAGAACGGTATTGCAGCCGCAGTTTCTCCAATATTAGGAACAATATTATCTATAATGTCCTGGCTTGTCTGTACTCATTCTATGTATGGAAAAATTACAGTGGATAAtacttttgaagatgatccAATGCTAGTTGGTAATGTCGTGGCATTACTCTCTCCTGCCATTATCTCGCCAATTCTTACGTACGTATTCAAGCCTCAAAACTTTGACTGGGAGGTTTTGAAGACCATCAAGAGAGTTGACGAGACCGAGGAAATTGAAGATGTTGTTGACGATAGCAGCAGTGATATTGAAAACCAGGATGCTGGTACTCCACAAGGAGAGGAGAAAATTGTGCCAGCAACATCTAAGGTTCAAAGCTTGATTCAAACAATGAGCACAAGTGGCAAGGAACTACTTAAGGCacaggaggaagaagaattaCTTAGAAAGGCATCAAAGAAAGCTGGCTATCTTtgtcttttcctttctatCGCGTTATTAGTTGTTTGGCCAATGCCAATGTACGGAAGCAAGTATGTGTTTTCTAAGAAGTTTTTTACTGGCTGGGTTGTGGTTGGTATGATAtggatcttcttttctgccTTCAATGTGATCATTTTCCCATTGATACAGGGAAGGCATGGAATATACACTTCATTACGTGGAGTGTATTGGGATCTCACTGGCCAGACACACAAACTACGTGAATGGCAGAACAGTAATCCAGAAGAACTTCATGTTGTGCAGAGCCAGGTCTCTGCAGCAGCTCGTAGAAATGTTGCTATGGGAGGTGACAATTTGGAAGATCTGgatgaaatattaaaatga
- a CDS encoding uncharacterized protein (BUSCO:EOG09262K67) yields MSGLRYNSHIMGIQGQSPAEVLRQQQQNQQMAQQAALQHSGVGTQQNQLGEASASSGLQGVPLSMMMSPQFQGRGNINVGMQGSAQQTPQQQQQLFQQVQQQQIAAISAQRLAQQQQQQQQQQAQAQKPNYMISPIALQQQQIRTPLRSQAEPQLQLRQLQLQQLKLRQQQQQQPQQQQEFLIQNSMQKQHDTSVSPLTAQSSDTRVRQVWSDNLESEMALIRELAGVYNNICVSTEFAGIVARPMGTFRSTKDYHYQTMRSNADLLNLIQVGITLSDKDGHIPVSAPSTWQFNFKFDLNKEMFSKESVDTLMTSGVDFAKLSMNGIIADDFAQCIIDSGLCLLPDVTWVSFHAGYDFGFLISLLMNKEMPSSQQRFSQWASTYFPTFYDIKLISIAKVIGNGNIYKDRFSLEDLAQLLGIHEADFNLLQVGEQSIIIQLCFNVLRHLLGNDILVSCKNRIWGLTDDVSTSISESNVKINTSLNSQEQSGGSSLQTPLQSLQTLLQQKQQEHIPIDGSQQMRKLLQSQGLLLNHGNNANDPNLSNSIPSAQQDMLSPPNVPPPGILVDQKGILSPAMTYYNAV; encoded by the coding sequence ATGTCCGGTCTGAGGTATAACTCTCATATTATGGGAATTCAAGGGCAGAGTCCTGCTGAAGTACTCCGTcagcaacagcaaaatcaacaaatgGCTCAACAAGCAGCACTTCAACATAGTGGAGTTGGCACACAGCAAAATCAGTTAGGCGAAGCATCAGCTTCATCAGGTTTACAAGGTGTACCTCTTTCGATGATGATGTCTCCACAATTTCAAGGTAGGGGAAATATAAACGTAGGTATGCAAGGCTCAGCGCAACAGACACcgcagcaacaacaacagctGTTTCAGCAggtgcagcagcagcagataGCCGCTATTTCAGCTCAAAGACTTgcacaacaacaacaacagcagcagcaacaacaagcACAAGCGCAAAAACCCAATTACATGATTTCGCCCATAGCGTTacagcaacagcaaatTCGCACACCTCTTCGTTCACAGGCAGAGCCTCAGCTGCAACTTCGGCAACTTCAGTTACAACAGCTTAAGCTTAggcaacaacagcaacagcagccCCAACAACAGCAAGAATTTTTAATTCAAAATTCAATGCAGAAACAACATGATACATCGGTGTCACCTCTTACAGCACAAAGCTCTGATACAAGAGTCAGGCAAGTTTGGAGCGACAACTTGGAGAGTGAAATGGCATTGATTAGGGAACTAGCCGGCGTGTACAACAATATATGTGTTTCGACAGAGTTTGCTGGTATTGTTGCACGTCCAATGGGAACATTTCGTTCCACGAAGGATTACCACTATCAAACTATGAGGTCCAATGCCGACTTATTGAACTTAATTCAGGTTGGTATTACATTAAGTGATAAAGACGGCCATATTCCTGTTTCTGCTCCTTCTACTTGGCAGTTTAATTTTAAGTTTGATCTCAATAAAGAAATGTTCAGTAAAGAGTCGGTGGATACGTTAATGACATCCGGTGTTGACTTTGCAAAATTAAGCATGAATGGAATTATAGCGGATGACTTTGCACAATGCATTATTGATAGCGGGCTTTGCCTTTTACCAGATGTGACTTGGGTAAGCTTTCATGCAGGATACGATTTTGGCTTTTTGATCTCCTTGCTCATGAACAAAGAAATGCCTTCTAGCCAACAAAGATTTTCGCAATGGGCTTCTACATATTTTCCAACGTTCTACGATATCAAACTTATTTCAATTGCAAAAGTTATCggaaatggaaatatttaCAAGGATCGTTTTTCTTTGGAAGATCTTGCTCAGTTGCTTGGAATTCATGAAGCGGACTTTAATCTCCTGCAAGTTGGAGAGCAATCAATTATAATACAATTATGCTTCAATGTACTGCGCCATCTGCTAGGTAACGATATTTTGGTTTCTTGTAAGAATCGAATCTGGGGATTGACTGATGATGTCTCCACAAGTATTTCTGAAAGCAATGTTAAGATAAACACTTCTTTGAATTCGCAGGAGCAAAGTGGTGGGTCATCTCTACAGACACCACTTCAGTCTTTGCAAACgcttcttcaacaaaagCAGCAAGAACATATTCCAATAGATGGGAGTCAACAAATGAGAAAACTGCTTCAATCGCAAGGACTGCTTCTTAATCATGGAAACAATGCCAATGATCCTAATCTATCGAATTCAATACCATCTGCACAGCAAGACATGCTGTCACCCCCAAACGTTCCACCACCTGGAATTTTAGTTGATCAGAAAGGTATATTATCACCGGCTATGACATATTATAATGCAGTTTAG